A stretch of the Azorhizobium caulinodans ORS 571 genome encodes the following:
- a CDS encoding SDR family oxidoreductase: MSIQLFDLTGRLALVTGSSQGIGYSLALGLGKAGARVVLNGRDAEKLADAQARLADQGVAAEVAAFDVTDHIAVQRGVDEIEANTGAIDILVNNAGIQRRAPLEDYSVETWHELMRTNLDSVFYVGQAVARHMIARKRGKIINIASLQSEAARYSIAPYTASKGAVKNLTKGMCTDWARHGLQINAIGPGYFATPLNQALIENPEFDAWLKNRTPAGRWGNVEELQGACIFLASEAASFVNGQVLYVDGGVLATL; this comes from the coding sequence ATGTCGATCCAGTTGTTCGACCTCACCGGCCGTCTGGCGCTCGTCACCGGCTCCAGCCAAGGCATCGGCTACTCGCTGGCCCTTGGCCTCGGAAAGGCCGGCGCGCGCGTGGTGCTGAACGGCCGCGACGCCGAAAAGCTTGCCGACGCCCAGGCACGCCTCGCTGATCAGGGTGTCGCCGCCGAGGTGGCCGCCTTCGATGTTACCGATCACATTGCAGTGCAGCGTGGCGTCGATGAGATCGAGGCGAACACCGGCGCCATCGACATTCTGGTGAACAATGCCGGCATCCAGCGCCGCGCCCCGCTTGAGGACTATTCCGTCGAGACGTGGCACGAGCTGATGCGCACCAATCTCGACAGCGTATTCTACGTGGGACAGGCGGTCGCCCGGCACATGATCGCCCGCAAGCGCGGCAAGATCATCAACATTGCCAGCCTCCAGAGCGAGGCGGCGCGCTATTCCATCGCCCCCTACACCGCCTCCAAGGGCGCGGTGAAGAACCTCACCAAGGGCATGTGCACGGACTGGGCGCGCCACGGCCTCCAGATCAACGCCATCGGACCGGGCTACTTCGCCACGCCGCTCAATCAGGCGCTGATCGAGAACCCCGAATTCGACGCGTGGCTCAAGAACCGCACGCCGGCCGGCCGCTGGGGCAATGTGGAGGAGTTGCAGGGCGCCTGCATCTTCCTCGCCTCCGAGGCGGCGAGCTTCGTCAACGGACAGGTCCTTTACGTGGACGGCGGCGTCCTCGCGACCCTCTGA
- a CDS encoding transporter substrate-binding domain-containing protein: MSLKSLTRGLLVAAGIGLAGLASAASASATTLNEIVQRGTVRIGVLIGGPPMGMVDDKGNPTGYDYDVAVLIAKYLGVKAEYVALTPPARIPALQTGRVDFLIATLNPTPERARSVMFTMPYNAFNMVVVTKGAKVESLDALKGKKVGATRGTPQEAALRRAGGINVTIFEDDSITTQALLSGQVEAAALPETLVLSVAKQNPDAKLEIGFSIYAQGNSMAVRPGDFEILQWLNNTIYFMKKNGELDTLYRKWTDTPLPPLETF; the protein is encoded by the coding sequence ATGAGCCTGAAATCCCTCACGCGGGGCCTTCTGGTCGCCGCCGGCATCGGCCTCGCCGGTCTTGCCAGCGCCGCCAGCGCGAGCGCCACGACGCTCAACGAAATCGTCCAGCGCGGCACAGTGCGCATCGGCGTGCTGATCGGCGGCCCGCCCATGGGCATGGTGGACGACAAGGGCAACCCCACCGGCTACGACTATGATGTCGCCGTGCTGATCGCCAAATATCTCGGCGTGAAGGCGGAATATGTGGCGCTCACGCCCCCGGCCCGTATTCCCGCGCTCCAGACCGGCCGCGTGGACTTCCTCATCGCCACGCTGAACCCGACGCCCGAGCGCGCCCGCTCGGTCATGTTCACGATGCCCTACAACGCCTTCAACATGGTGGTCGTGACCAAGGGCGCGAAGGTGGAAAGCCTCGATGCCCTGAAGGGCAAGAAGGTCGGCGCCACCCGCGGCACGCCGCAGGAGGCCGCCCTGCGCCGCGCTGGCGGCATCAACGTCACCATCTTCGAGGACGACTCCATCACCACCCAGGCCCTCCTCTCGGGCCAAGTTGAAGCCGCGGCCCTGCCGGAGACGCTGGTGCTCTCGGTGGCGAAGCAGAACCCGGATGCCAAGCTCGAGATCGGTTTCAGCATCTATGCGCAGGGCAATTCCATGGCCGTGCGCCCCGGCGACTTCGAGATACTCCAGTGGCTCAACAACACGATCTACTTCATGAAGAAGAATGGTGAGCTGGATACGCTCTACCGCAAGTGGACGGACACGCCCCTGCCGCCGCTGGAAACCTTCTGA
- a CDS encoding amino acid ABC transporter permease, protein MNYQFQFGVIANYRDELLSGLLLTIQLSVSSIVLGLALGIMLASVRAMYGGLIGRIIKLYVEVVRNTPFLVQLFIIFFGLPVLGVRVDATAAALIGMTINLGAYTTEIIRAGIDAVHRSQVEAGQSLGMTTYQIYRHIIIPPAIAKVYPALCSQFILMTLASSVCSAISAEELSSVTAQIESQSYRSFEVYVIATLIYLALSMVLRGIFALVGWYLFKRRPKLKLAPAVEGA, encoded by the coding sequence GTGAATTATCAGTTCCAGTTCGGGGTCATCGCCAATTACCGCGATGAACTCCTCAGCGGGCTTTTGCTCACAATCCAGCTGTCTGTCAGCTCGATCGTGCTCGGCCTCGCCCTCGGCATCATGCTGGCCTCCGTCCGCGCCATGTATGGCGGGCTGATCGGACGCATCATCAAGCTCTATGTGGAAGTGGTGCGCAACACGCCCTTCCTGGTGCAGCTCTTCATCATCTTCTTCGGCCTGCCGGTGCTGGGCGTGCGGGTGGACGCCACCGCAGCGGCGCTCATCGGCATGACCATCAATCTCGGCGCCTACACCACCGAGATCATCCGCGCCGGGATCGATGCCGTCCACCGCTCGCAGGTGGAGGCGGGACAGTCCCTCGGCATGACCACCTACCAGATCTACCGGCACATCATCATCCCGCCGGCGATCGCCAAGGTGTATCCGGCGCTGTGCAGCCAGTTCATCCTGATGACGCTCGCCTCGAGCGTGTGCTCGGCCATCTCCGCCGAGGAACTGTCCTCGGTCACCGCGCAGATCGAGAGCCAGTCCTACCGGAGCTTCGAGGTCTATGTGATCGCGACGCTCATCTATCTGGCGCTGTCCATGGTCCTGCGGGGCATCTTTGCCCTCGTCGGCTGGTACCTGTTCAAGCGCCGGCCGAAGCTGAAGCTGGCCCCGGCCGTGGAAGGAGCCTGA
- a CDS encoding amino acid ABC transporter permease, whose product MLVRSFGLNDFIFLLESLRWTLVLTAIALTLGGIAGLFIALARVSPLMPLRLATAAYIQIIQGSPVLMILFLSYYGLSLIGFQLPALVAASISMSIYVSGYLGDIWRGCIEAVPKPQWEASECLGMTRVQQFRHIILPQALRIALPPTTGFAVQVVKNTSITSIIGFVELSRAGQLINNSTFQPFRVFLTVAAIYFVICYPLSRLSGWLERKLNVGSSH is encoded by the coding sequence ATGCTTGTCCGCTCCTTCGGTCTCAACGACTTCATCTTCCTGCTGGAGAGCCTGCGCTGGACGCTGGTGCTCACGGCCATCGCGCTGACGCTGGGCGGCATCGCCGGACTGTTCATTGCGCTCGCCCGCGTGTCGCCGCTGATGCCGCTGCGACTCGCCACCGCCGCCTACATCCAGATCATCCAGGGCTCCCCGGTCCTGATGATCCTCTTCCTGTCCTATTACGGACTGAGCCTCATCGGCTTCCAGTTGCCCGCCCTCGTTGCCGCCAGCATCTCCATGAGTATCTATGTGAGCGGCTATCTCGGCGACATCTGGCGCGGCTGCATCGAGGCGGTGCCGAAGCCGCAATGGGAAGCGTCCGAATGCCTCGGCATGACGCGGGTCCAGCAGTTCCGGCACATCATCCTGCCGCAGGCCCTGCGCATCGCGCTGCCGCCCACCACCGGCTTTGCGGTGCAGGTGGTGAAGAACACCTCCATCACCTCCATCATCGGCTTCGTGGAACTCTCCCGCGCCGGCCAGCTCATCAACAACTCGACGTTCCAGCCCTTCCGCGTCTTCCTGACGGTTGCGGCCATCTATTTCGTCATCTGCTACCCCCTGTCCCGCCTGTCGGGCTGGCTCGAGAGGAAGTTAAATGTCGGAAGTTCTCATTGA
- a CDS encoding amino acid ABC transporter ATP-binding protein: MSEVLIENVHKSFGAVEVLKGVSLTVERGQVVALIGRSGSGKSTLLRCINGLETIQSGRIEIAGEEVTQDKEKLRHLRTEVGIVFQSYNLFPHLSVGENIMLAPKIVKKVAAKEAHDTAREVLQLVGLSEKFDAYPDQLSGGQQQRVAIARSLAMHPKLMLFDEVTSALDPELTEEVLNVMERLARNGMTMILVTHEMGFAKRVANTTVFMHKGRIWEEGPSQELFANPQTPELRQFVKADVK; the protein is encoded by the coding sequence ATGTCGGAAGTTCTCATTGAGAACGTGCACAAGAGCTTCGGTGCGGTCGAGGTTCTGAAGGGCGTCTCTCTCACCGTCGAACGCGGCCAGGTGGTCGCCCTCATCGGCCGCTCGGGCTCCGGCAAGAGCACGCTCCTGCGCTGCATCAACGGGCTGGAAACCATTCAGTCCGGCCGCATCGAGATCGCCGGTGAAGAGGTGACGCAGGACAAGGAGAAGCTCCGCCACCTGCGCACGGAAGTCGGCATCGTGTTCCAGAGCTACAACCTCTTCCCGCATCTCTCCGTGGGCGAAAACATCATGCTCGCGCCGAAGATCGTGAAGAAGGTCGCCGCCAAGGAGGCTCACGACACCGCCCGCGAGGTGCTGCAACTGGTCGGCCTGTCGGAGAAGTTCGACGCCTATCCGGACCAGCTCTCCGGCGGCCAGCAGCAGCGCGTCGCCATCGCCCGCTCGCTCGCCATGCATCCCAAGCTGATGCTGTTCGACGAGGTGACCTCGGCGCTTGATCCCGAGCTCACCGAAGAGGTGCTGAACGTGATGGAGCGCCTCGCGCGCAACGGCATGACCATGATCCTCGTGACCCACGAGATGGGCTTTGCCAAGCGCGTGGCCAACACCACGGTGTTCATGCACAAGGGCCGCATCTGGGAGGAAGGCCCCTCCCAGGAGCTGTTCGCCAATCCCCAGACGCCGGAACTGCGCCAGTTCGTGAAGGCGGACGTGAAGTGA
- a CDS encoding 2-hydroxyacid dehydrogenase, translating to MKPDLLQLCPLMPSLEADLAERFTVHRLHEAADAEAFLATHGSAIKAVATGGHIGLPPAVGARLPALEIVAINGVGYDKVDLAEARRRGYRVANTPDVLTEDVADLAIGLTIAALRQLVRGDGHVRAGQWPKGDLPLGRKMSRKKFGIVGLGRIGRAIAKRLQAFDGEIGYASRSPQDVPYRAFESPAALAAWCDVLIIAAAASAETRHLINGPVLEALGPKGVLVNVARGSLVDEKALLHAVQHGQIAGAALDVFENEPHVPEGFHGLPNVVLTPHMASATHETRADMAALVIANLDAHFAGRALPTPVV from the coding sequence ATGAAGCCCGACCTGCTCCAGCTCTGCCCGCTGATGCCGTCCCTCGAGGCGGATCTGGCGGAGCGCTTCACGGTGCACCGCCTGCACGAGGCGGCGGATGCCGAGGCCTTTCTCGCCACCCACGGTTCGGCCATCAAGGCGGTCGCCACAGGCGGCCACATCGGCCTGCCGCCGGCGGTGGGCGCGCGGCTGCCGGCCCTTGAGATCGTCGCCATCAACGGGGTCGGCTACGACAAGGTGGACCTCGCCGAAGCCAGGCGCCGGGGCTATCGCGTCGCCAACACGCCCGACGTGCTCACGGAGGACGTGGCGGACCTTGCCATCGGCCTCACCATCGCCGCACTGCGCCAGCTGGTGCGGGGCGATGGGCATGTGCGCGCCGGCCAATGGCCGAAAGGCGACCTGCCGCTCGGCCGCAAGATGTCGCGCAAGAAGTTCGGCATCGTCGGTCTCGGCCGCATCGGCCGTGCCATCGCCAAGCGCCTTCAGGCCTTCGACGGCGAGATCGGTTATGCCTCCCGCAGCCCGCAGGATGTGCCCTATCGGGCGTTCGAGAGCCCGGCGGCACTCGCCGCCTGGTGCGATGTGCTCATCATCGCCGCCGCCGCCTCGGCGGAGACGCGACACCTCATCAACGGGCCGGTTCTGGAGGCCCTCGGGCCGAAGGGCGTGCTGGTGAACGTGGCGCGCGGCTCTCTGGTGGACGAGAAGGCCCTGCTCCACGCCGTCCAGCACGGCCAGATCGCCGGTGCCGCGCTCGACGTGTTCGAGAACGAGCCCCACGTGCCGGAAGGCTTCCATGGCCTTCCCAACGTGGTGCTGACCCCGCACATGGCGAGCGCCACGCATGAGACGCGTGCCGACATGGCCGCCCTCGTGATCGCCAATCTCGATGCCCACTTCGCCGGGCGGGCGCTGCCGACGCCGGTGGTGTGA
- a CDS encoding beta-propeller fold lactonase family protein: MGNFATETQPRGFAIDPLGRYLIAAGQKSNAATIYAINPESGALKAIGRQELGKNPNWVEIVNLP, from the coding sequence GTGGGCAATTTCGCCACCGAGACCCAACCACGCGGCTTCGCCATCGATCCGCTGGGGCGCTATCTGATCGCGGCGGGCCAGAAATCCAATGCCGCCACCATCTATGCCATCAACCCCGAGAGCGGGGCGCTGAAGGCCATTGGTCGGCAGGAACTTGGCAAGAACCCCAACTGGGTCGAGATCGTCAACTTGCCCTGA
- a CDS encoding transposase encodes MQRFAWGVPVYRQRFSLVASRPATERFYRLIRLAMAYAEHLREPFEGSLECDETTFGGARKGKRGWGAAGKVIVFGIIKRNGLVKAAPIQAHDGASIMQVIQAQSREGSLYYTDEW; translated from the coding sequence GTGCAGCGCTTTGCCTGGGGCGTGCCGGTCTATCGGCAGCGGTTCTCCCTGGTGGCGAGCCGGCCGGCGACGGAGCGCTTCTACCGCCTGATCCGTCTCGCGATGGCTTATGCGGAGCATCTGCGCGAGCCGTTCGAGGGCAGCCTGGAATGCGATGAAACCACGTTCGGCGGCGCCCGCAAGGGCAAGCGGGGCTGGGGCGCGGCCGGCAAGGTGATCGTATTCGGGATCATCAAGCGCAACGGTCTGGTGAAGGCGGCGCCGATCCAAGCCCATGACGGCGCCTCCATCATGCAGGTGATCCAGGCGCAAAGCCGCGAGGGCTCGCTCTACTACACGGACGAGTGGTAG
- a CDS encoding GntR family transcriptional regulator, with translation MDGAYEPGARLNEVALAERMSVSRTPVRAALSLLFAEGLLDYEPNCGYVVRRISPDDALHIYTVRANLEGLAARLAAEIGITGEPRERFQSILAEMESLISGKAWGEVQQRRWGELNITFHGAICLAAGNDYLTSSIQRTRTLPVLTERGLKTFSAERAVVWWDRAAYRRSQDDHLDIGEAILAGQGTRAEAVMREHIERAGRLIRQKLAIRAEARRALP, from the coding sequence TTGGACGGCGCCTACGAACCTGGGGCCCGCTTGAATGAGGTGGCTTTGGCCGAACGCATGTCCGTGTCCCGCACGCCGGTCCGCGCCGCCCTCAGCCTGTTGTTCGCAGAAGGGCTATTGGATTACGAGCCAAACTGCGGCTACGTGGTTCGCCGCATCTCACCGGACGACGCGCTGCACATCTATACGGTCAGGGCCAATCTGGAGGGTTTGGCGGCGCGTCTTGCCGCAGAGATTGGCATCACGGGGGAGCCCCGGGAGCGGTTTCAGTCCATTCTCGCGGAGATGGAGAGCCTGATCTCCGGCAAGGCCTGGGGCGAGGTGCAGCAGCGGCGTTGGGGGGAGCTGAACATCACCTTCCATGGCGCCATCTGCCTCGCCGCCGGCAACGATTACCTGACCTCGTCCATCCAGCGCACCCGTACACTCCCGGTGCTGACGGAGCGGGGCCTTAAGACATTTTCTGCCGAACGCGCCGTCGTCTGGTGGGATCGTGCCGCTTATCGGCGCTCGCAGGATGACCATCTCGATATCGGGGAGGCAATTCTAGCGGGGCAGGGGACGAGGGCCGAAGCGGTCATGCGTGAGCATATCGAGCGCGCTGGCCGCCTGATCCGCCAGAAATTGGCCATTCGTGCGGAGGCGCGGCGGGCGCTGCCGTGA
- a CDS encoding Asp-tRNA(Asn)/Glu-tRNA(Gln) amidotransferase GatCAB subunit A: protein MAALELAARERVDVGDTDLVTAGVLELGRMIRTGETSPVEITKACLSRIERIDSKLNSFITVTAEAALAQAAAVEAELAAGLDRGPFHGIPYALKDNVDTAGVLSSSHSRIFIDRVPQESATVARKLEAAGGILIGKTATFEFAIGGPSFDLPWPPARNPWNPDYLPGGSSSGSGAAVGGRLVPAAIGTDTGGSIRWPAAMCGITGLKPTYGRISRRGVHPNTFSLDHCGPMARSAADCAAMLGACAGYDPLDPGSIDAPVPDYTAALTGSIKGLRIGLVRHWYEEEATDEVIAAVDDAVEVLRQLGAVVEPLTLDPLRDYVDAKTTISITELFAVHEADIRFRPQDFGRLLRSRVMVGGLVRAEDYVQAMRWRAELSTRMMAAFSRYDLLVTAGWMAPADPAVPDGVDFFKKRQLVTMPFSLAGLPALALPCGFSSKGLPLSLQIAGRPFDEATVLRAGDAYQQATEWHLAVPNLD, encoded by the coding sequence ATGGCTGCTCTCGAACTCGCGGCGCGCGAACGCGTCGATGTCGGAGACACTGATCTCGTCACTGCGGGCGTCCTAGAACTCGGTCGAATGATCCGCACCGGCGAGACCTCCCCGGTCGAGATCACGAAGGCCTGCCTTTCCCGCATTGAGCGGATCGACAGCAAGCTGAACAGCTTCATTACGGTCACTGCGGAGGCGGCCCTCGCGCAGGCGGCCGCCGTAGAGGCCGAACTCGCCGCCGGTCTGGATCGCGGCCCCTTCCACGGCATACCCTACGCCCTGAAGGACAATGTCGATACGGCAGGCGTTCTGTCCTCCTCCCACTCCAGGATCTTCATCGATCGTGTCCCGCAGGAGAGCGCGACTGTGGCGCGCAAGCTGGAGGCGGCCGGCGGCATTCTCATCGGCAAGACGGCCACGTTCGAGTTCGCGATCGGCGGCCCATCCTTCGATCTGCCTTGGCCCCCGGCCCGGAATCCCTGGAACCCCGACTATCTGCCCGGAGGTTCCTCGTCCGGCTCCGGCGCTGCGGTGGGCGGTCGCCTCGTCCCGGCCGCCATCGGCACTGATACCGGCGGCTCCATCCGCTGGCCGGCTGCCATGTGCGGCATCACCGGGCTGAAGCCCACCTATGGGCGCATCAGCCGGCGCGGTGTTCATCCCAACACCTTTTCGCTGGACCATTGCGGACCCATGGCCCGCTCGGCGGCGGACTGCGCCGCCATGCTCGGTGCCTGCGCGGGCTATGATCCGCTCGATCCTGGTTCCATCGACGCGCCCGTGCCCGATTACACGGCTGCGCTCACGGGCTCCATCAAGGGCCTGCGGATCGGTCTCGTGCGCCATTGGTACGAGGAGGAGGCGACCGACGAGGTGATCGCCGCCGTGGATGATGCCGTGGAGGTGCTACGCCAGCTCGGCGCCGTGGTGGAACCGCTCACCCTCGATCCGCTGCGTGATTACGTCGACGCCAAGACCACCATTTCCATCACCGAGCTGTTCGCCGTGCATGAGGCGGACATCCGCTTCCGGCCGCAGGATTTCGGCCGGCTCTTGCGCAGTCGCGTCATGGTGGGCGGTCTCGTCCGCGCGGAGGATTATGTCCAGGCCATGCGCTGGCGCGCGGAGCTCTCCACGCGCATGATGGCCGCCTTCTCGCGTTATGATCTTCTGGTCACCGCCGGCTGGATGGCGCCCGCCGATCCGGCGGTGCCCGACGGCGTCGATTTCTTCAAGAAGCGTCAGCTCGTCACCATGCCCTTCAGCCTTGCGGGGCTCCCGGCGCTTGCCCTGCCGTGCGGGTTTTCCAGCAAGGGCCTGCCGCTCTCGCTGCAGATCGCCGGTCGGCCGTTCGATGAGGCCACTGTCTTGCGCGCCGGAGATGCCTACCAGCAGGCCACCGAATGGCACCTTGCTGTGCCGAACCTCGACTGA